One genomic segment of Thermovibrio guaymasensis includes these proteins:
- the moaCB gene encoding bifunctional molybdenum cofactor biosynthesis protein MoaC/MoaB — protein MKTADITYKFNNLRTAKAKGRIKLSPETVKLILEKKIPKGDVLSASQIAGIIGAKKTADIMPFCHPIPIDHIEVETKVGEDYVEVEAEVRGIWRTGYEVEAMNAVMMALLNIFDMCKAFDKNMVIEGVQVVSKSGGKSDWAEDLTGLTAAVITVSDSAARGDREDKSGPLAEEILKEFGAEVIGRKIVPDDVKEIQRAIREFEEKGANLIVTTGGTGFSERDVTPEATEPLLKKEMIGFEEAMRVLGVKFTPKAIMSRGKVGFLSPKCMVINLPGSRKAVEQNLRSFAPLIKHAFKMAQGGGH, from the coding sequence ATGAAAACGGCCGACATTACCTACAAGTTTAACAACTTAAGAACGGCAAAAGCCAAGGGAAGGATAAAGCTTTCCCCAGAAACAGTAAAACTAATTCTGGAAAAGAAAATCCCGAAAGGTGACGTCCTTTCAGCTTCCCAAATTGCAGGGATAATCGGTGCCAAAAAGACAGCCGACATAATGCCCTTCTGCCACCCCATACCTATTGATCACATTGAAGTTGAAACTAAAGTAGGGGAGGATTACGTAGAGGTTGAAGCAGAAGTTAGGGGAATCTGGAGAACAGGTTACGAAGTTGAAGCCATGAACGCCGTGATGATGGCACTACTTAACATCTTTGACATGTGTAAGGCCTTTGATAAGAACATGGTAATTGAGGGAGTTCAAGTAGTATCCAAGAGCGGAGGGAAGAGCGACTGGGCGGAAGACTTAACTGGCCTAACTGCTGCAGTCATAACTGTAAGCGACTCTGCCGCAAGGGGAGATAGGGAAGATAAAAGTGGCCCCTTGGCTGAGGAGATTTTAAAAGAGTTTGGGGCAGAGGTAATTGGAAGGAAAATAGTTCCAGATGACGTTAAAGAAATCCAAAGGGCAATAAGGGAGTTTGAGGAGAAAGGGGCTAACTTAATCGTTACCACCGGAGGAACGGGATTTAGCGAAAGGGACGTTACTCCGGAGGCTACAGAGCCCCTCTTAAAGAAGGAGATGATCGGTTTTGAAGAGGCTATGAGGGTATTGGGAGTAAAGTTTACCCCTAAAGCCATAATGAGTAGGGGAAAGGTTGGCTTTTTAAGTCCAAAGTGTATGGTCATAAACCTTCCAGGTTCTAGGAAGGCAGTTGAGCAGAACTTGAGGAGCTTTGCTCCCTTAATAAAACACGCCTTTAAGATGGCCCAAGGAGGTGGCCACTGA
- the ccsA gene encoding cytochrome c biogenesis protein CcsA: MVERLIPTLVISLNVLYLFREIRFIHLLSGFLLGGLLVYRSFKVGYPPLFTPFDSISLFSSLFFVSAYFLKAGRSTSVLGILLTLPLILVNPGVREIPLVVRTPLFFLHVGTAFLSYTLFVLSSLFALYSLIRRELPYIKLLLVGHYLFILSLFFGGIWAYLAWGDIFPLEPKTFFSLFLWLFASLTLHLKFEPSLKRFIPYFTVALAPLVLFVYLGVNYLFGGTHGF; encoded by the coding sequence ATGGTTGAAAGGTTGATTCCTACTTTGGTTATCTCCCTAAACGTCCTTTACTTGTTTAGGGAAATTAGGTTTATTCACCTGTTAAGCGGTTTTCTACTTGGAGGCCTTTTAGTATACAGGAGCTTTAAGGTAGGCTATCCTCCCCTCTTTACGCCCTTTGACTCAATTTCCCTCTTCTCCTCCCTCTTTTTCGTTTCTGCTTACTTCCTTAAAGCCGGTAGGTCTACGTCCGTTTTAGGCATTCTCCTAACCCTTCCCCTAATACTTGTGAACCCTGGAGTTAGGGAAATCCCGCTGGTAGTGAGGACTCCCCTCTTCTTCCTTCACGTTGGGACGGCTTTTCTCTCTTACACTCTCTTCGTTCTCTCCTCCCTCTTTGCTCTCTACTCCTTAATTAGACGGGAACTCCCCTACATAAAACTCCTCCTTGTCGGCCACTACCTTTTCATTCTATCCCTCTTCTTTGGCGGAATCTGGGCATACCTTGCCTGGGGAGACATTTTCCCTTTAGAGCCCAAAACCTTCTTTTCCCTATTCCTTTGGCTCTTTGCTTCCTTGACCCTCCACTTAAAGTTTGAACCCTCTTTAAAAAGGTTCATCCCCTACTTTACTGTAGCCCTTGCACCCCTTGTTCTCTTTGTTTACCTTGGAGTTAACTACCTCTTCGGAGGAACCCATGGTTTTTAG